The sequence below is a genomic window from Anaeromusa acidaminophila DSM 3853.
GCTCCGGTTATCGGCAGTTATTGGGTGCATGCGTCGAAAGTCCGACGCTGCGGCGTTCCCATTTACACTTCTCATACGATCGTAGCGGCGCATGGTAAAGAAAGCCTCGAAGCGGTGACTATCGGCAAGGTAGATGAAAAATGGCAAGTAGTGCCGGGAAGCGAGCAGACGATAGAGGCGGACGGTTTATGCTTGTCCGTGGGGTTGTCGCCGTTGACGGAGCTTCTGTGGCAGGCGGGCTGCGATATGACTTTTGTGAAAGAATTAGGCGGCTATGTGCCGTGGCGCGATGCGAATCTGATGACGTCAAAAAAAGAAATTTTTGTAGCCGGTGATGTGGCGGGGGTGGAAGAAGCTTCCGCCGCCATGGTCGAAGGTAAAATTGCCGGGTTGTATGCGGCGTTCTCGCTGGGCATGCATTTGCCGGACTTTCAACAGCAATATCAGCAGGCGAAAGGGCAATTGGCCGCCTTGCGTTCCGGGCCGACAAGCGCCAAGGTTTGCAAGGGCTTATGCAAAGTAACCTTTGAGGAGGCGATGTAAATGCTGTCGAAAACCGGCATTCCGGACAAGGAGCAGATTGCAGCAGTGCTTCCTTGTGAAGCAAGAAAAAAAGAAGGCGCTGTAGCAATTATTGAATGCTACCAGGAAATTCCCTGCAACCCCTGCGCCGATGCGTGCCTGCGAGGCGCTATCACCGTGGATCCCATTCATGAGCGGCCTAAACTGGACGCAGAAAAATGCAATGGCTGCGGTATCTGTTTAACCCATTGCCCTGGGCTGGCTATTGTTGTAACCGATTATCAATATACTGAGACAGAAGCGTTATTAAAACTGCCTTACGAATTTTCACCATTGCCTCAGGAGGGTGAGATTCTGGCCGGCTGCAATCGAGAGGGAGAGGCGATTGTGGATGTAAAAGTGCTTCGCGCGCAGCGCAGCGCCAATAAGACGCACGTACTTTGGCTGGCTGTACCGAAAGAACAGGTAGATGAGGTGCGGTTTGTTCGCCGGAAGGAGGCAAAAGCATGAAAGACGAGACAATCATTTGTCGGTGTGAAGATATTT
It includes:
- a CDS encoding NADH-quinone oxidoreductase subunit I, giving the protein MLSKTGIPDKEQIAAVLPCEARKKEGAVAIIECYQEIPCNPCADACLRGAITVDPIHERPKLDAEKCNGCGICLTHCPGLAIVVTDYQYTETEALLKLPYEFSPLPQEGEILAGCNREGEAIVDVKVLRAQRSANKTHVLWLAVPKEQVDEVRFVRRKEAKA